Proteins found in one Saccharopolyspora phatthalungensis genomic segment:
- a CDS encoding hydantoinase/oxoprolinase family protein yields the protein MTGTTERRYRLGVDVGGTFTDIVLADAATGELVPDKVPSDAEQPARAVLAGVRGVLERAGVVPGQVEYFSHGQTFALNTVLQRSGARVGLLVTRGFPDLLAIGRLRLDDPIDLFTAERTPLVAEADVREIGERVTVDGEVVRALDPDEIRRAVRGLVADGVQAVAVTFLHSHLHPAHERAAAAVIAEEFPDLPVACSGQLWPEEKEYERATVAVLAAHVGGALGAYLDHLATELRGLGLTCPLHITKSNGGVASIDREPGEMLLAAVETLLSGPASGVAGTIRLATAAGVDRLITMDMGGTSVDCAVVDGAVPYSTESLIGEFPLIIPSVEVSSIGAGGGSIIRVDPAGVLKVGPRSAGARPGPACYGRGGTEPTLTDAYVVCGYLDPADFAAGTVEIDVDAARAALEPVATRLGLGLEETAEAAVSVATAMMHAQLMPLCAQHGIDPAELVMVAYGGAGPVQAALLARALNMPEVFIPASPGTLCAYGALATDMRVDLVAPVAAVTDEVLCQTWDDLAAQARSWYEAQDHTLHPDVRITRWADVQLDGQSFTLPVVVGDGVPATVAALRDAFVRDYLQAYAVDPGDAKIDVRSLRITLAATAALPQADWRATNAVEALPHLIIENGRVVKGRVYRRPGLAAGAELTGPAVVSAPDTTVFVPSGFRARVDRFGNLRMRAERQEDNADA from the coding sequence ATGACCGGCACCACCGAGCGGCGTTACCGGCTGGGCGTCGACGTCGGCGGCACGTTCACCGACATCGTCCTGGCCGACGCCGCGACCGGCGAGCTCGTTCCCGACAAGGTCCCGTCGGATGCCGAGCAGCCCGCGCGCGCGGTCCTGGCCGGCGTTCGCGGCGTGCTGGAGCGCGCCGGCGTCGTCCCCGGCCAGGTCGAGTACTTCTCGCACGGCCAGACATTCGCGCTCAACACCGTGTTGCAGCGTTCGGGCGCTCGCGTCGGGCTGCTCGTCACCCGTGGATTCCCGGACCTGCTCGCCATCGGCCGACTGCGCCTGGACGACCCGATCGACCTGTTCACCGCCGAGCGCACCCCCCTGGTTGCCGAGGCCGACGTCCGGGAGATCGGCGAACGGGTCACCGTCGATGGCGAGGTCGTGCGTGCCCTGGACCCGGACGAGATTCGGCGCGCGGTCCGCGGGCTGGTCGCCGACGGGGTGCAGGCCGTGGCCGTCACTTTCCTGCACTCCCACCTGCATCCGGCGCACGAGCGCGCGGCCGCCGCGGTGATCGCCGAGGAGTTCCCCGACCTGCCGGTCGCCTGCTCCGGGCAGCTGTGGCCGGAGGAGAAGGAGTACGAGCGGGCGACGGTCGCGGTGCTCGCCGCGCATGTCGGCGGGGCCTTGGGCGCCTACCTCGACCATCTGGCGACCGAGCTGCGTGGGCTGGGGCTCACCTGCCCGCTGCACATCACCAAGTCCAATGGCGGCGTGGCCTCCATCGATCGCGAGCCCGGCGAGATGCTGCTTGCCGCGGTGGAAACCCTCCTGTCGGGCCCGGCTTCTGGTGTCGCCGGCACGATCCGGCTGGCCACCGCCGCTGGCGTCGACCGGCTGATCACGATGGACATGGGCGGGACCAGCGTGGACTGCGCGGTCGTCGACGGCGCGGTCCCGTACTCGACGGAGAGCCTGATCGGCGAGTTCCCGCTGATCATCCCGTCGGTCGAGGTGTCCTCGATCGGCGCGGGCGGCGGCTCGATCATCCGCGTCGACCCGGCCGGGGTGCTCAAGGTCGGCCCGCGAAGCGCGGGAGCCCGGCCCGGGCCGGCGTGCTATGGCCGCGGGGGTACCGAACCCACCTTGACCGACGCCTACGTCGTCTGCGGCTACCTCGATCCCGCGGACTTCGCCGCCGGCACGGTGGAGATCGACGTGGACGCGGCGCGCGCGGCGCTTGAGCCCGTCGCTACCCGCCTCGGGCTGGGTCTCGAAGAGACCGCCGAGGCCGCGGTGTCGGTTGCCACGGCGATGATGCATGCGCAGCTCATGCCGCTTTGCGCCCAGCACGGCATCGACCCGGCCGAGCTGGTCATGGTCGCCTACGGCGGTGCCGGGCCGGTCCAGGCCGCGCTGCTCGCGCGGGCGCTCAATATGCCCGAGGTCTTCATCCCCGCCTCGCCCGGCACGCTCTGCGCCTACGGAGCGCTGGCCACCGACATGCGTGTCGACCTCGTCGCTCCGGTCGCCGCCGTCACCGACGAGGTGCTGTGCCAGACCTGGGACGACCTCGCGGCCCAGGCCCGTTCCTGGTACGAGGCGCAGGACCACACCCTGCACCCGGACGTGCGGATCACCCGCTGGGCCGACGTCCAGCTCGACGGCCAGTCGTTCACCCTGCCGGTCGTGGTCGGCGACGGCGTCCCCGCCACGGTCGCGGCGTTGCGCGACGCCTTCGTGAGGGACTACTTGCAGGCGTACGCCGTCGATCCCGGCGACGCCAAGATCGACGTCCGAAGCCTGCGGATCACCCTGGCCGCCACCGCCGCGCTGCCGCAGGCGGACTGGCGGGCAACCAACGCAGTCGAGGCGCTGCCGCACTTGATCATCGAGAACGGGCGCGTGGTCAAGGGGCGGGTTTACCGCCGGCCCGGCCTGGCCGCCGGTGCCGAACTGACCGGCCCGGCGGTGGTGTCCGCGCCGGACACCACCGTGTTCGTGCCGTCCGGTTTCCGGGCCCGGGTCGACCGGTTCGGCAACCTGCGGATGCGCGCCGAAAGGCAGGAGGACAACGCCGATGCGTAG
- a CDS encoding ABC transporter permease gives MSRWLRRVFLTVIVVFILAPLVIVLVASVSTDEVLSGWPSGLTTRWLSEALGYEQFRVGFVYSVRVAAIATAWSVLLGTSAAYAIHRFDVPGAAFLRTVFIAPLSMPRVVVGFCFFVLYASLVPAAYGTVGGVAFGHILLLLPFVVSLVGAGLANLDPELEEAARDLGASPLKTFLRVTLPQIRASLIIAVVFGFLTSFDEVDLSVFLMPADTTTLPVAIFLRLQQNQDPTTSAVSSLMIIGSLLLAGFVALAGRRAGLFAAPKRKEERTT, from the coding sequence GTGAGCCGCTGGCTGCGCCGGGTTTTCCTGACCGTCATCGTCGTTTTCATCCTGGCCCCGCTGGTCATCGTGCTCGTTGCCTCGGTGAGCACGGATGAGGTGTTGAGCGGCTGGCCGTCCGGCCTCACCACACGCTGGCTGAGCGAGGCCCTCGGCTACGAGCAGTTCCGGGTCGGATTCGTCTACTCGGTGCGCGTCGCGGCCATCGCCACGGCGTGGTCGGTGCTGCTGGGCACGAGTGCGGCCTATGCCATCCACCGGTTCGACGTGCCCGGCGCGGCGTTCCTGCGGACGGTCTTCATCGCGCCGCTGAGCATGCCCCGGGTCGTCGTGGGCTTCTGCTTCTTCGTGCTCTACGCCTCGCTGGTCCCGGCCGCGTACGGGACGGTCGGTGGGGTCGCGTTCGGGCACATCCTGCTGCTACTCCCGTTCGTGGTCTCGCTGGTCGGCGCGGGCCTGGCCAACCTCGACCCGGAGCTGGAGGAGGCCGCCCGCGACCTGGGTGCCTCGCCGCTGAAGACGTTCCTGCGGGTGACTCTGCCGCAGATCCGTGCGTCCCTGATCATCGCCGTCGTCTTCGGCTTCCTCACGTCGTTCGACGAGGTCGACCTCTCGGTGTTCCTGATGCCCGCCGACACGACCACGCTGCCGGTCGCGATTTTCCTGCGGCTGCAACAGAACCAGGACCCGACCACTTCGGCCGTGTCCAGCCTGATGATCATCGGCTCCCTGCTGCTCGCCGGGTTCGTGGCTCTCGCCGGGCGTCGGGCCGGACTGTTCGCGGCACCGAAGCGTAAGGAGGAGCGGACCACATGA
- a CDS encoding ABC transporter permease has translation MTAVRRRLGLLLVAPGTAYLVLAFCSVVLLLVTYSVRTEQTSTLFAAFDLGTWRGALADGYLWSTVGTTLRLGLLVTLICVLIAYPLAWCIRTLRRNWQIAVMLFVIFSPILVSVVVRSYGWAMLLRTGGPLGGVFDDWLYHEPGVVLALVHVELPFAFFPILAAVRAVPAELGEAAADLGAEAARRFWRVQCPLTMPGLLSGAQLTFTLTISAFATPALLGGGRVTVLAQSIYQDIQQLQWPRAAVQAVVLLVLTLIVLAAFTLAGRLIPGSRRPS, from the coding sequence GCCTCCTCTTGGTGGCCCCGGGGACTGCGTATCTCGTCCTCGCCTTTTGCTCCGTCGTGCTGTTGCTGGTCACCTACAGCGTCCGGACGGAGCAGACGTCCACGCTCTTTGCCGCGTTCGATCTCGGCACGTGGCGCGGCGCGCTCGCCGACGGCTACCTGTGGTCGACGGTCGGCACCACGTTGCGGCTCGGCCTGCTGGTCACCCTGATCTGTGTGCTGATCGCTTACCCGCTGGCCTGGTGCATCCGCACGCTGCGCCGCAACTGGCAGATCGCTGTGATGCTCTTCGTGATCTTCTCGCCGATCCTGGTCAGTGTCGTCGTCCGTAGCTATGGCTGGGCGATGCTGCTCCGCACCGGTGGGCCGCTGGGGGGCGTGTTCGACGACTGGCTCTACCACGAGCCAGGGGTGGTTCTGGCACTGGTTCACGTCGAGTTGCCTTTCGCGTTCTTCCCCATCCTGGCCGCCGTGCGTGCCGTCCCGGCCGAGCTCGGCGAGGCCGCGGCCGACCTGGGAGCGGAGGCCGCGCGGCGCTTCTGGCGGGTGCAGTGCCCGCTCACCATGCCGGGTCTGCTCAGCGGTGCGCAGCTGACCTTCACCCTCACGATCAGCGCATTCGCCACACCCGCGTTACTCGGCGGTGGGCGGGTGACCGTGCTGGCGCAGAGCATCTACCAGGACATCCAGCAGTTGCAGTGGCCGCGGGCCGCAGTGCAGGCCGTCGTGCTCCTCGTGCTCACGCTGATCGTGCTGGCGGCTTTCACGCTCGCCGGCCGGCTCATCCCCGGTTCGAGGAGGCCATCGTGA